The segment TTCTGTTTTTTTACCATAATGATCGCCATAAATTTCACGACAAGCCTCATCATAGCGTAGTCCTTGTTGCATTAATGGTAGAAGTTTATATAAAGCTTTAAGGGATAATTGGATAAATTTATCAAAACTAAGATTTTCCAATAAGGCATTTAATACAGGCTGAGAGAGTTTTCCTGCTAAGTAAGCGCTGATATCTTCATCAGTTTTATATAATGAAAATGCCGTACCAATTTCATCTAATAATGTTGGATTTGCCTTTAATTCTGCCCATTCAGCTTTTAGGTTATTACCTTCCAATACTTTACGAATTTGGTGATAGGCTTTCATTTCCATCAGTACTGCTTTAGTTTCAATGGCCTTTTTATCCTCACCGGAATAACGGAGGCCTTTAAAGATTGCCTCATCAGATAATTTTAATATTGAGCGTACTTGTGAATAGAATAATCTATTTTTGTCATAAGGTTGCTCCATTAATGCTAAACGTTCATTATCATTTAAAGCACGCTCTAAGCCATTTTCTTGAATACGTAAATTATTTAATTTCGTTATCCAAACAAAACGTTCTGCGGAATAAGTGTTCTTAGCTGCCTTATATTCATCTTCAAAAGTACATTTACCGAGCATTTTTAAAATAGCTTCACCAGATAAGGCAGGTTTTTGCCACATTAAAAGTGCGGTCAAATTTTCTAATAATTTTTCTGAAGCGAATGGATTACCAAAGTGTTGTTGACGAGAGAAGAGGAGTTCCATTTCGGCGAGTAAGTCTAGTCGGCTAAACGTGTGAGTATAGGCGCCTTGTTGGTTACGGATATGACCTTCTTCGACCTCAAATTTTTTTACGGCAAGTTCTGCTGGCGAGCGATATGTAGCTTGCTGCAGTAATTTATGATTATTGTCTACACCGCTTAATAACGCACCTAGCTCTTTATTTTCGCTTTTACTTTCATTTTTACGCTGAGATAAATAACCACGGTGCTTAATTAAATGTAATAACACAGCAGCCCATTCTTGGCGTTCTAGTTTATGATCTAGACCTTCGACACGTAGCTGCCAAACTTGATGAGGAAGACGTTCATCAGTGGATAATAGGATATTTTCTGATTTTAGAAGTCGTTTTGCTTTTTTCAGACGAGCAACGCGACGTTGAGTTAATCGACGAGCGGAGCGGGCTAAACGGCGAGAAAGCGCAAGGCTTTCACCTGTTTTGGGCACTTCTGCTCGTTCGAAAGTACGTACACCAACATCAATTAAACGCAGAGGATTCTCTTTTTCGTCAATTTCAACCACAGCCCAGCCAACAGAGGCGATACCAAGGTCGAGACCAAGGATATAATTTAAGTTTTTATTTTCCATAAGGTTGGTTCCTTTTTATTAGTTTTTTTGTTTAAATTTTAACAGATTTTTGCATAAAAAATATATTGACGATAAAAAAATAAATAGATAGAATTCACCTCGTTGTAATGGCACTGCGAAATGAAAAACGTTGTTACAATAAGAGAAAAGATTTCTCGCAAAGCTCTGTCCCTTGAAATGTAAGTTTCAAGGGACATCTTTTTTCTGCTTATTTAGAAAATAAAGATGTGAGAGCAGGTTAACAAAAATAAAAAAACGCTTAATAAAATTATTAAGCGTTTTTTTATTGACGAAAATTTATAAATTTTTGACCGCACTTTATAGGAAATTATTTAGCTTGTTTCTTCGCTTTTTTCCATTTCCAAAATAGGAATAGGGCTAGAATACCGATTAGGATATAAATCACGAGTTGGCCTTTTTTAATTTGCTCGTGTAACCAATCTAAATTTTTCGCACCAAATTCGCCAAGGTAAACCCAAATTGGCACAGAAATAATCGCGGCACAGAAATCAATTAATACAAAGCGAGTGTAGCTGACGCGACGGGTAATGCCAGAAACCATATAAATTGGTGCGCGTAATCCTGGAAGGAAACGAGCAACAAATAATACACGGTTGCCGTATTGGTCAAATTTTTCACGTACCATTTTGAGGCGTTCTAATGTGACGATTTTACGCATTGGTCGGAAACGTAAAATGCGCGTGCCGTAAATGCGGCCAAGCCAGTACATGGTTGAATCACCGGCAAGTACGCCAATCATACTCACGACTAACATTAAGTGGGAATTGACACTTTCAGGATAGAGGCCAGCAATCACACCGCCGGAAACAAGCGTGATATCTTCTGGAATGGGTACACCAAAGCCACAAATAATCAGAACAAATAGCACCGCCCAATAACCGTAATCGGTAAAAAAGCTGATAAGAAATTCCATTTGAAACCCACTTACAATCAGTTAGTTAAAATTAATTAAAAATTGGGGCTTATTTTAATCGCTTTGCCTTGAAAAGCCTAGAAAAAATTTGCTGTGTAAATTTGCATTGTGGGGCTGAATATTTTATAATCCGTCGCTCTCAAGGTTTGTCTTTGAGCAAATTTAGGAAAATTGCTGGGTCGCCTGCAATTTTTTATTTTAAACTTTTAATCAAGAGAACATGAAAATGGCATTTAAATTTAACGCTGAAGTTCGTCAAGCGCAAGGTAAGGGTGCGAGCCGCCGCCTGCGTCACAACGGTCAAATCCCTGCAATCATTTATGGTGGCAGCGAAGCACCTGTTTCAATCATCTTAAATCACGATGAATTAAACAACGCGCAAGCTCACGATTCTTTCTATAGCGATGTAATCACTTTAGTGGTTGAAGGTAAAGAAGTTGCAGTGAAAGTTCAAGCAATGCAACGTCACCCATTCAAACCAAAATTGGTTCACATTGACTTCAAACGTGCTTAATTTTTAGCTTGTGATAAGAACACCAATAATGATGAGTTATTGGTGTTTTTTCTTTTCGGGCAAAGTGCGGTCAAATTTGAAATCGTTTTAGGAGTATTTTCCAATGAAGATAGCCTTAGGCATTGAATATAACGGAAAACAGTATTGTGGATGGCAGCGACAAGAGAAAGTGCGCAGTGTACAAGAAGAATTAGAAAAAGCGTTATCTTTCGTGGCAAATGAAAAAATTGAAGTGTTTTGTGCGGGAAGAACAGATTCCGGTGTGCATGGCACAGGGCAAGTCGTGCATTTTGAAACCACAGCAGTTCGTCCTGAAAAAGCTTGGGCATTTGGGACCAATGCGAATTTGCCTGATGATATTTCGGTGAGTTGGGCAAAAGTGGTGGATGATGAATTCCATGCACGTTTTTCGGCAACAGCGCGTCGTTATCGCTATATTTTGTATTGCAATAAATTGCGTTCAGCCATTTTGCCGGAAGGGATTACCCATTGCCATTTAGATTTAGACGAAAAGAAAATGCACCAAGCGGGGCAGTTCTTATTGGGGGAAAATGATTTTTCCTCTTTCCGCGCGGCACAATGTCAATCGAATACCCCTTGGCGAAATGTGCATCATTTAAACGTGGTGCGAAAAGGACAGTACGTTATTGTGGATATTCAAGCTAATGCTTTTGTGCATCATATGGTGCGAAATATTGTTGGAAGCTTGATTGAAGTTGGTGCAGGCAATCAACCTGTTGAGTGGATGAAATGGTTGTTGGAGCAAAAAGATCGTAAATTAGCCGCCCCAACCGCGAAACCTGAAGGTCTGTATTTAGTCAATGTGATTTACCCTGAAAAATTTGCGATTCCACAGAAAAATTTAGGGCCCTTGTTTTTAGAAGATAATCTCATCTGACTAGCAAATTTCGCTAAATTATGATTAAATACGCAAACTTTTCTAGTTAATAAAAAAGGTAAAAAATGAGCTGGATTGATAGAATTTTTAGCAAAGGAACCTCTTCCTCTGCATCACGTAAAGCTAACGTACCAGAAGGGGTTTGGACAAAATGTACCTCTTGTGAACAAGTGCTTTATGGTGAAGAAGTAAAACGTAATTTATATGTTTGTCCAAAATGCGGTCATCATATGCGTATTGATGCTCGTGAGCGCCTTTTAGCCTTGTTAGATGAAGGTTCAAGCCAAGAATTATCGGCTGATTTAGAACCTAAAGATATTCTTAAATTTAAAGATTTAAAAAAATATAAAGATCGTATTACTGCTGCACAAAAAGAAACCGGTGAAAAAGATGCATTAATCACCATGACCGGTACACTTTACAATATGCCGATTGTTGTTGCGGCTTCAAACTTTAGTTTCATGGGCGGCTCAATGGGATCGGTTGTGGGTGCAAAATTTATGAAAGCAGCAGAAAAAGCAATGGAATTAAATTGTCCGTTTGTTTGTTTCTCTGCAAGTGGTGGCGCACGTATGCAAGAAGCACTTTTCTCCTTAATGCAAATGGCGAAAACTAGTGCGGTTTTGGCAAAAATGCGTGAAAAAGGCGTGCCGTTTATTTCGGTATTAACGGATCCAACACTAGGTGGGGTATCTGCAAGTTTTGCGATGTTAGGTGATGTAAACATCGCTGAGCCAAAAGCATTAATCGGTTTCGCAGGCCCACGTGTTATCGAACAAACCGTACGTGAGAAATTACCAGAAGGCTTCCAACGTAGTGAATTCTTACTTGAGAAAGGGGCGATTGATATGATCGTGAAACGTTCAGAAATGCGTTCAACCCTTGGAAACCTTTTAAGCAAACTCACCAATCAACCTTCACCTTTTGTTGAAGTAGAAGTTGTTGAAAATGCCTAATACAATGAATTTAAAAGCCACTTCGCCACTCGCAGAGTGGCTTTCTTATTTGGAAAACAGTCATTTTAAAGCGATTGATTTAGAGCTAGAGCGTATTAAATCAGTGGCAGAAGAACTAGATCTGTTGAATCCCGCACCTTATGTAATTACGGTGGGGGGGACAAATGGCAAAGGCACGACTTGTCGTTTGCTTGAAACGATTTTGTTAAATTACGGTTTGCGTGTTGGCGTGTATTCTTCACCGCATTTATTGCGTTATAACGAGCGGGTTCGTATTCAAAATCAAGACTTGCCAGATGAAATGCATACTGCTTCTTTTGATTTTATCGAAAAACATAAAACGCAGTCGCTCACTTATTTTGAATTTAGCACGTTGTCGGCTTTGCATTTATTTAAACAGGCGAAGCTTGATGTTGTGATTTTAGAAGTGGGGCTTGGTGGACGTTTGGACGCAACGAATATTGTCGATAATGATCTGGCGGTCATCACCAGTATTGATATTGATCATACGGATTTTCTAGGTTCAACGCGTGAAGAAATTAGCTTTGAAAAAGCAGGCATTTTCCGTGCGAATAAACCGGTTGTGATTGGCGAACCAAATGTCCCTCGACCTATGTTAGAACAAGCGGAGAAATTACATTGCCATGTTTCACGCCGAGATGTTAATTGGTCGTTTAAAGCCAATGAGCAAACTTGGATGTGGCAGAGCAACAAAGTGCGGTTAGAAAATCTACCGTTTTGCCAAATTCCATTAGCTAATGCAGCAACCGCTTTGGCGGCCGTTGAGCAATGGCCTTTTGATATTTCTGTAGACACCATTAAACGTTCATTAATTGAAGTAGAATTAGTAGGTCGTTTCCAACAATTGAAAGGTTATCTGCTAGAAAAATTGGCAGATCGCTTGAATGTACCTTATTCACAGTTGCCAAAAGTGATCATTGATGTGGGGCATAATCCTCATGCAGCAAAATATTTAGCTGAAAAATTGATCGCACTTAAAACACAAATTTCAGGGCGCATCATTGCGGTTTGCGGTATGTTAAAAGATAAAGATGCGGAGTCGGTGTTTTCCCAACTGACTTCCGTTATTGACCAATGGCATTGTGTAACATTAGGCGGTTACCGTGGTCAATCTGGCGATGACCTAAATGCAAAATTAACAACCGTTTGCCCATCAGCAAAAAGTGTTTCTGAAGATTCTGTAGCTGAAGGTGTGCAAAGTGCGGTTAAAAATGCCGATAAAAATGACATTGTGCTGGTATTTGGATCTTTCCACACAGTGGGAGAGTTTTTGGAATATTTAGCATAATGAAAAATAATAAAGGCTGGTTTTGACCAGCCTTTTTGTTTTTAAAGTATTTTGTGAAAGTAATCACTTAATTCTGAGTATTGGAATGTAAATCCGCAATCTAACAAATGTTTTGGATAGGCATTCTGACTGTCTAATAGAATGCAAGCGCGTTCACCGAGAAGAGAAGTGAGTAAGAATTGAGGCACTTGAGCAAAACAAGGACGATGTAATGCTTGACCTAATAATTGGTTGAATGTCTTGTTTTTAACAGGATGTGGCGCGGTAAAATTAAATGCCCCTTCACAATTGCTATGATCAAGTAAAAAAATCAATCCTTTTACCATATCCTCTAATGCGATCCAGCTCCAATATTGCTTGCCATTCCCTAATTTGCCACCTAATCCGAAGCGATAGAGCGGGAGCATTTTTGCAAAAGCACCACCTTTTGGAGAAAGCACTAATCCGGTTCTCACTAAACAGACTCTTGTGTTGGCTTGTTTTGCTGCATTTTCCCAATCAATACAAAGTTGTGCGGTAAATTGACTACTTGGATGAGTGTCTTCGGTGATCACGTATTCGCCACGGTCTCCATAAATTCCTGTTGCTGAACCTGAAATCAAGACAGGGAGATGCTCACTTTGGTTAATAAGTTGGACAATCTGCTGTGTTAAATTAATGCGGCTATGACGTAGTTTCTCTTTTTGTTGAACTGTCCATTTTTTATCGAAGATGGGTTCACCGGCAAGATTAATAACCGCATCAAAGGTATTTAAGTCTTTGAGTGTGTAAAGTGCGGTCAAAAATTGCGGTGTTTTTTCAGAAAAAATAGCTTGGGCTTTTTCAATGGAGCGAGTCAGTACAGTAACGCTATCGCCACGTGAAAGTAGTGATTCAACTAATGCTTTTCCTACAAATCCCGTTCCACCGGTCACTAAGATATTCATTATAGGCTGCTTTCAAAAAGCGTTTGAATTTGCTCTAGAAGCGATTTGATTGTTGTCTCTTTTGTTGGTGTAACAAAAATGGTGTCATCTCCCGCAATCGTACCTAAAATGCCTTCTGGTTTACCAATGGAATCCAATAAGCGAGCAATCAACTGTGCCGCACCTGGAGAGGTTTTGATGACGATGACGAAATCATTGTGATCGATATCTAAAACCAGATTTTTTAATGGACTGCTGGTAGCGGGCACACTCAATTCGCTTGGTAAGCAATAGACCATTTCCATTTTTGTGTTTCTCGCACGAACCGCGCCAAATTTACTTAGCATGCGTGAAACTTTAGATTGGTTGATGGTTTGAAATCCTTGGTTTTTTAAGGCATCAACAATTTCGCTTTGAGACGCAAATCGTTCTTGATTAAGAAGTTCTTTAAATGCTTTTGTTAATTGATCAGACATAGTTATTCTCATATAGGCGTATTTGCATAAGAATTGCATAAAAATTCATTTTATGCAATTAAAATAAACTTATCGTTTGAAAAGTTTGAGCTAGATCGCATAATTGAATTTCTTTGTTTGTAATTTAATGACTAAGACTTTAAAATTCTACCTAGTTAGGATTAATTAATACATGAGGAGTATTTTATGAAAGTTGCAGTATTAGGCGCAGCAGGCGGTATTGGTCAAGCATTAGCCTTATTACTTAAATTACAATTACCCGCTGAAAGTGAATTATCGCTTTACGATATTGCACCAGTGACACCTGGTGTGGCTAAAGATGTGAGTCATATCCCAACAGCGGTGAAAGTAGAAGGTTTTGCAGGAGAAGATCCAACACCTGCACTTAAAGGTGCCGATGTCGTTTTAATTTCTGCAGGGGTAGCACGTAAACCGGGTATGGATCGTTCAGATCTTTTCAATATCAATGCGGGTATCGTGCGTAACTTAATTGAACATATTGCAAAAACTTGTCCAAAAGCTTGTGTAGGTATTATTACCAACCCTGTGAACACGACTGTTGCGATTGCTGCAGAAGTATTGAAAAAAGCGGGTGTTTATGACAAACGTAAATTATTCGGTGTCACCACTTTAGACGTGTTACGTTCTGAAACATTCGTATCTGAATTAAAAGGCTTAAATGTTTCTCGTACAAGCGTACCAGTTATTGGTGGACACTCAGGTGTAACTATTCTTCCATTACTTTCACAAGTTCAATATGCTGAGTGGAAAGAAGAGGAAATTGCACCATTAACAAAACGTATCCAAAATGCAGGTACTGAAGTGGTTGAAGCAAAAGCAGGTGGCGGTTCTGCGACACTTTCTATGGCTCAAGCTGCAGCACGTTTTGCGCGTTCATTAGTGAAAGGCTTAAGTGGCGAAACTGTGGTTGAATGTACTTATGTAGAAGGTGATGGTAAATATGCACGTTTCTTCGCTCAACCAGTACGTTTAGGTAAAGAAGGTGTAGAAGAAATTTTACCAATCGGTACCTTAAGCAAATTTGAACAAGACGCTTTAGAAGCAATGTTACCAACATTGCGTGCAGATATTGAATTAGGCGAAAAATTTATTAACGGTTAATTTAATTCTATTTCTAGAGAAGAGGAGCTGTATGCTCCTCTTTTTTTATAGGAAAACGATTAAACATAAAAAAGTTAAGAAAAAGCGTGATTTAGCTCACAAATTTGAACATTGCTATTTGCAATATAAAGGACTTTGCCGTATTCTTAAATCACTAAAAACAAGTGCTATTTTTAAATAGCCGACATCTATTTTGCTTTCCGAGTAGTGCCCCAGTGGGGCACTTTTTTTTGCCTTATTTTTAGTTGAAGCATAAAAAAGTGCGGTCAAAAAACATTGGATTTTCTGACCGCACTTTTAAAATGAATGCTAAGCGAAAGAATTATTCAAACATTGCTGAAATAGATTCTTCATTGCTGATACGACGAATTGCTTCAGCAAGCATAGTTGAAAGAGTCAGCACGCGTACTTTACCAAGCGCTTTCATTTCAGGTGAAAGTGGCACAGTATCCGTTACCACGATTTCATCAATGGCATCGCTCGCTAAGTGTTGTGCTGCTGCACCAGAGAATACGGCGTGAGTTGCGTAAGCAAATACGCGTTTTGCACCGCGTTCTTTTAATGCTTCAGCCGCTTTACATAGCGTACCACCTGTATCAATCATATCATCAACAAGGATACAATCACGATCTGCGACATCCCCGATAATATGCATAACTTGTGATACGTTTGCACGTGGACGACGTTTATCGATAATCGCCATCTCTGTATCATTTAATAATTTCGCTACTGCACGAGCACGAACAACACCACCGATATCTGGAGAAACAACGATAGGATTGACAAGATCCGTTTTCTTCAAGATATCATCAAGTAAAACTGGTGAACCGAATACGTTATCAACAGGTACATCAAAGAAACCTTGGATTTGCTCTGCGTGTAAGTCACAAGTTAATAAGCGGTCAATCCCTACAGTTGAAAGTAAATCTGCCACCACTTTTGCAGTGATTGGAACACGAGCAGAACGCACACGACGATCTTGACGAGCATAACCAAAATAAGGAACAACGGCAGTAATACGGCCGGCAGATGCACGACGTAAAGCATCAACCATTACAATCAATTCCATCAGGTTGTCATTCGTTGGTGCACAAGTAGATTGAATAATAAACACGTCTGCACCACGCACATTTTCATTAATTTGCACTTGGATTTCACCATCGCTAAAGCGTCCAACAGTGGCATCGCCTAATGAAATGTAAAGACGTTCAGAAATCTTTTTCGCTAGCTCAGGCGTAGCATTTCCAGCAAAGAGTTTAATGTCTGGCATTTTATATAACCTCAGGTTGAGTGTAGATTGATTGGTTGGTCGAGAGTTGTTTCAACATCACATGTAATGGTGAAACGTTTAATCCTTTAGCAACAAAGCCGAAAAATTCCTTCGGTTTTTGTTGGAAAACAGCTTGTGCTGCTTTTTCATCATTAAATTCAGCAAAAACACAAGCTCCGGTTCCGGTTAATCTGGCTGGTGCATATTGTAGCAACCATAGTAGGGCTTTTTCAACTTCAGGATATTGAGTTCGCACGACTTTTTCGCAATCGTTTGCAAACGGTTGATTCAAAAGTTCGGCAAGGGATCTTTTTTCTGTATTGCGAGGCAAATCGGGATCACTAAAGACCACTGCAGTAGAAATTGCCGTTTCAGGTTTTAGTACCACATAATATTTTTCTTGTGGTTCGCAGTATTGAATTTTTTCACCTACACCTTCTGCAAAAGCGGCTTGGCCATGAACGAAGATAGGCACATCAGCCCCGAGTTTTAGCCCAATCTCGGCAAGTTCATCAATAGATAAATTAGTTTGCCATAAATAGTTTAAAGCAAGGAGAGTCGTTGCTGCATTGGATGAACCGCCACCAATACCACCGCCCATTGGCAGAATTTTATCTAAATGAATTGTGGCACCGAGGGTACAGCCTGTTTTTCCTTGTAGTAGTGTCGCTGCACGATAGATTAAATTTTGCTCTAGAGGTAAGCCAGGAATTTCTGGTGTGATGTGGATTTGTTTATCTTGGCGAATATCAATGGTGAGCCAATCTCCGAAATCAAGAAATTGGAAAAGCGTTTGTAATTCGTGGTAACCGTTTGGCAGTTTACCGTTTATGTAGAGAAATAAATTGAGTTTTGCGGGGCTTGGAAAGCGGTTAGGCTTTCCAAGAGAAGTTGAAAGTGCGGTTGAAAAGTGATGTGTTTTCATTAGAACGCCCATTCATCCACACGAATTTTTAGGGTTTGCGATGTACTTTTGTTCTTTAACAGAATATTTTCAGGCATCGAATTATCTGCATGATAACTTAAGTAATCGGCTGTCCACATCGATCCATCAAGTGGGTAGCTAAATTCGGATAAAAGATGATTTGTTCCAACTTGGTAATCTGCATTATCAGCTGGCTGACCTTTTAACCAATAAGATAAATGCTCTAATGGCACATCCATTCCGATGATTTCACGTAACAATAATTTGGCATTTTTATCTGATTGCTGATTGCCTTTATTATCTGAAATCGTCATACCGTTTGGATGCATTTCCATAGTTAGCGTTGTTTTGCTGATCAGAGAATAAAGTTTTAACTTATAGGCTTTCGGATTTTGATATTGCCACTCAAAGCGGCTCGAAAAACGCTCTTGTGGACTGATGTAACCAATTTGTCCTTTGGTACTATAAGATTGAATTTGTTTGATTTTTTTGAGGTGCTGTTGCCACGTAATATCGTTTTTATCGATATGTTGAACATCGGTTGGGCGCTCTGCATCAAGAGTACAAGCGGATAAGATCACACTTGCAAATACAGGTGCTAGAAGAGATTTTAATAATTTCATAACAAAATATTTACTAAAAAATTGCGCATATTGTAAGGGGTAGTTTACTTTTAGTAAAGCTGGATTAAGCATTTAAGCGTGTTTTCTCCGCTTTCACCGCGGCAATTCTTCGACGCGTTAATTCATCTCGAATACCTTGTTTTTCAAAACCATCTGCAATGACTTGCTGTACATCAACAGCAAGGGCAGCTTGATAGAGCGCTTTGAGATAATCAATTTGTGGATATTCTTTATTTTCAAAGCCCGTTCGCCCGCGAGTATCAGATAAACATACTAATAGAAATTCTTCGAAGCGCTGAGGTTTACGCCAAACATCAAACGTATTAAAGAGTTTCACCACTGTTTCAGGGCGAAGTTCTAAGGCTTTATGCACATGCGTGTGATATTCACAAGTTAATTCGGATAATTCTTGAATATAATTAGGCACTCTAAGGCGTTTACATAATAAACGAGTCGGTTTAATCCCCGCTTTTTCGTGACCATGATGACTTGGCCAATTCTCTTTGGGGGTAAGGGCTTTACCCAGATCGTGACAAATTGCGGCAAAACGGACCGCACTTTTATTCAAATTGGTATTTTCTGTGAGTTTAACCGCTTGTTGCAATACGAGCATGGTATGAATGAAACTGTCAATTTCAGGATGATATTTGGCTGGATTCGGTACTCCATCTAAGGCGGCAATCTCAGGGAAGAGTACTTTGAGGGCGCCCACTTGATGCAGTGTTTCAAAATAAATTTCAGGATGTGGCTCATTTAATGCTTTTTCCGTTTCCATCCAAACACGCTCAGCCGTTAAGTGCGCAAGCTCACCTTGTTCAGTGAGTTCTGTCATTAATTTAAGGGTTTCTTCGGCAATAGAAAAACCTAAATGATGAAAGCGAGCCGCAAAGCGTGCAACACGTAATACACGCAGTGGATCTTCAGCAAAAGCAGGTGAAATATGACGTAAAATACGTTGATGAATATCCTCTACACCATGATAAGGATCGTGCAGCTTGCCATCTTTGTCTTGGGCAATAGCATTGATAGTAAGATCTCGGCGAATTAAATCTTGTTCAAGCGTAATCTCATCTGAAAAATCACAAATAAATCCGGTGTAACCTTTACCTGATTTTCGTTCTGTACGAGCAAGTGCATATTCTTCATGGCTTTCAGGATTGAGAAAAACAGGGAAGTCTTTGCCAACTTGTTGGTAACCTTGAGACAGCAACATTTCTGGCGTAGCGCCCACGACAACCCAGTCACGATCTTTTACTGGCAAACCTAAAAGTTGATCGCGTACAGCACCACCGACAAGATAAATTTCCATTTTACTCTCCCATCAATATATAAAGAAAAGGTAGGCAAATGCCTACCTCAATGATGAATCATTACCAACTATCACGACGTTTACGTCTAGGTAAAATGTGAGGTAATACTAGACCAATTAACAAACCTACGCCCAACACAGAACCGCCATAAATAAACCATTGAATCGCAATTTCACGTTTATTGGCATCAAGCATGGCTTCTAAATCACGATTTTTATTT is part of the Haemophilus parainfluenzae ATCC 33392 genome and harbors:
- a CDS encoding multifunctional CCA addition/repair protein — its product is MEIYLVGGAVRDQLLGLPVKDRDWVVVGATPEMLLSQGYQQVGKDFPVFLNPESHEEYALARTERKSGKGYTGFICDFSDEITLEQDLIRRDLTINAIAQDKDGKLHDPYHGVEDIHQRILRHISPAFAEDPLRVLRVARFAARFHHLGFSIAEETLKLMTELTEQGELAHLTAERVWMETEKALNEPHPEIYFETLHQVGALKVLFPEIAALDGVPNPAKYHPEIDSFIHTMLVLQQAVKLTENTNLNKSAVRFAAICHDLGKALTPKENWPSHHGHEKAGIKPTRLLCKRLRVPNYIQELSELTCEYHTHVHKALELRPETVVKLFNTFDVWRKPQRFEEFLLVCLSDTRGRTGFENKEYPQIDYLKALYQAALAVDVQQVIADGFEKQGIRDELTRRRIAAVKAEKTRLNA
- the ispE gene encoding 4-(cytidine 5'-diphospho)-2-C-methyl-D-erythritol kinase, translating into MKTHHFSTALSTSLGKPNRFPSPAKLNLFLYINGKLPNGYHELQTLFQFLDFGDWLTIDIRQDKQIHITPEIPGLPLEQNLIYRAATLLQGKTGCTLGATIHLDKILPMGGGIGGGSSNAATTLLALNYLWQTNLSIDELAEIGLKLGADVPIFVHGQAAFAEGVGEKIQYCEPQEKYYVVLKPETAISTAVVFSDPDLPRNTEKRSLAELLNQPFANDCEKVVRTQYPEVEKALLWLLQYAPARLTGTGACVFAEFNDEKAAQAVFQQKPKEFFGFVAKGLNVSPLHVMLKQLSTNQSIYTQPEVI
- the lolB gene encoding lipoprotein insertase outer membrane protein LolB translates to MKLLKSLLAPVFASVILSACTLDAERPTDVQHIDKNDITWQQHLKKIKQIQSYSTKGQIGYISPQERFSSRFEWQYQNPKAYKLKLYSLISKTTLTMEMHPNGMTISDNKGNQQSDKNAKLLLREIIGMDVPLEHLSYWLKGQPADNADYQVGTNHLLSEFSYPLDGSMWTADYLSYHADNSMPENILLKNKSTSQTLKIRVDEWAF